One window of Atribacter laminatus genomic DNA carries:
- a CDS encoding DegT/DnrJ/EryC1/StrS family aminotransferase gives MSIPLLDLNREYQYMKEAIDGALAQALSHQQWILGPEVKELEAKVTDYLGVNNAVGVASGTDALVLSLRALAIQRKGIEYFEKSDEILTPAFTFTATGTSILRSGATPVFLDINLDNYCLDTEQVERYLGQHGEKVVGIVPVHLYGYPTNMDAIMECARKYNLFVVEDCAQSFGARWDGKQSGSLGDCGAFSFFPTKNLGGFGDGGMIATNNPILYDIIQMLRKHGGKDKYNVEHLGYNSRLDTMQAALLLAKMKYVDEMNEKRRRIAKYYQSHLSDCSKILLPKESEKAYHVYNQFTIRTQNRDTFKKMLSDKGVQTMIYYSIPLSQMKVFEGKCRIPYPLEATEQATQQVLSLPIEPLLTDEELSVVVEAVKTVASEVSP, from the coding sequence ATGAGCATCCCTTTATTAGATCTCAATAGAGAATACCAATACATGAAAGAAGCGATCGACGGTGCGCTGGCTCAGGCCTTATCGCACCAACAGTGGATTTTAGGCCCTGAAGTGAAAGAATTGGAAGCAAAGGTCACTGACTATTTAGGAGTGAACAATGCTGTAGGGGTAGCCTCTGGAACTGATGCCTTAGTTTTGTCTCTGCGTGCCTTGGCGATTCAAAGAAAAGGAATTGAATATTTTGAAAAAAGTGATGAAATCCTAACCCCAGCTTTTACCTTTACAGCGACCGGTACCTCGATACTTCGCTCTGGAGCCACTCCAGTATTCCTGGATATCAATCTAGATAATTATTGTCTCGATACTGAGCAAGTAGAACGCTATTTAGGTCAACATGGAGAAAAAGTAGTTGGTATCGTTCCTGTTCACCTCTATGGGTATCCGACGAATATGGACGCAATCATGGAGTGTGCGAGAAAATATAACCTCTTTGTGGTTGAGGATTGCGCACAGAGTTTTGGAGCCCGCTGGGACGGGAAGCAAAGCGGTTCCCTGGGAGATTGTGGCGCTTTCAGCTTTTTCCCCACCAAAAATTTAGGTGGATTCGGTGATGGTGGGATGATCGCGACCAACAATCCCATACTTTACGATATTATCCAAATGCTCCGCAAACACGGAGGGAAAGATAAATACAATGTTGAACATCTTGGCTACAATAGCCGTTTAGATACTATGCAGGCAGCGCTCTTATTGGCAAAAATGAAATACGTTGACGAAATGAACGAGAAACGGAGAAGAATCGCTAAATATTATCAATCCCATTTATCCGATTGTTCAAAGATACTACTCCCCAAAGAATCCGAAAAAGCCTATCACGTTTATAACCAGTTTACTATAAGGACACAAAATAGAGATACCTTCAAAAAAATGCTGTCAGACAAGGGCGTACAAACCATGATTTATTATTCTATTCCCCTAAGTCAAATGAAGGTTTTTGAAGGAAAGTGTCGCATTCCTTATCCTTTGGAGGCTACCGAACAAGCAACTCAGCAAGTATTGAGCTTGCCGATAGAACCATTGCTTACAGATGAGGAACTCTCGGTGGTTGTTGAAGCAGTAAAAACAGTAGCATCTGAAGTTAGCCCCTGA
- a CDS encoding Gfo/Idh/MocA family oxidoreductase: MSENIQISVVGAGYWGKNLVRVFHELGVLRSVCEKDPIIGEDLRNKYPGLNVTASFEEILRDPAIHCVVVATPPESHYELAKECLKWNKDLYVEKPMTLKVDEAKELVELSSNKKRILMVGHLLHYHPAVMKIKELLQEGAIGDLWYVSSHRLNLGIIRRHENALFSLAPHDISLHLAFFNSEPTEIYAAGGDFIQPGVEDQVMVTLDFGDHRKAHIYTSWLSPLKERRITLVGSQGMLLFDDLQKNEKLVWYEYGSPLKEMVNRPFSFAKKTIVELDDSEPLRNECIHFLECVQQRKTPLTNGKEGLRVLKTLIAAQRALKEENVEESEGKREQTPYFVHSSSFIDENVQIGEGTKIWHFSHILKNTSIGKNCVIGQNVVIGPDVTIGNGCKIQNNVSIYKDVTLEDEVFCGPSMVFTNVINPRAFIERKHEYRKTLVKRGASIGANATIVCGVTLGQYSFVGAGTVVIRDIPDYALVVGNPARQIGWMCRCGVRLREDDGNTLVCPECGQRYRLENGAVRPETERS, from the coding sequence ATGAGTGAAAACATACAAATCTCGGTGGTTGGAGCCGGGTACTGGGGAAAAAATTTGGTGAGAGTTTTTCATGAACTGGGAGTATTGCGATCGGTTTGCGAGAAAGACCCGATTATTGGTGAAGATTTAAGGAATAAGTATCCAGGTTTAAATGTTACCGCATCCTTTGAAGAGATTTTACGTGATCCGGCTATCCATTGCGTGGTGGTTGCAACGCCGCCAGAAAGCCATTATGAATTGGCAAAAGAATGTCTGAAATGGAATAAAGACCTCTATGTGGAAAAACCTATGACTCTCAAGGTGGATGAGGCAAAGGAACTTGTGGAGCTTTCCAGTAACAAGAAGAGAATTTTGATGGTTGGTCATCTCCTTCACTATCACCCAGCGGTGATGAAAATCAAGGAGTTATTGCAAGAAGGGGCGATTGGTGATCTGTGGTATGTCTCTTCCCACCGACTGAACCTGGGGATCATTCGCCGGCATGAAAATGCCTTGTTCAGCTTGGCACCGCACGATATCTCACTCCATCTGGCTTTCTTCAATTCTGAGCCAACAGAAATCTATGCTGCTGGAGGAGACTTTATCCAGCCGGGAGTTGAGGATCAGGTCATGGTTACCCTGGATTTCGGGGACCATAGAAAAGCCCATATCTATACGAGCTGGCTTAGTCCGCTCAAGGAACGACGGATTACCTTAGTGGGAAGTCAGGGGATGCTATTGTTTGATGATCTGCAAAAGAATGAAAAGCTCGTATGGTATGAATATGGTAGCCCTTTGAAAGAAATGGTCAACCGACCGTTTTCTTTTGCAAAAAAAACTATAGTGGAGCTGGATGACAGCGAACCCTTACGTAACGAGTGTATTCATTTTTTAGAGTGTGTTCAACAAAGAAAGACTCCTTTGACCAACGGTAAGGAAGGACTACGGGTACTGAAAACGCTTATTGCCGCTCAAAGAGCCCTGAAGGAGGAAAACGTGGAAGAGTCAGAAGGTAAAAGAGAACAAACACCGTATTTTGTTCATTCATCATCATTTATTGATGAAAACGTCCAGATTGGGGAAGGGACAAAAATTTGGCACTTTTCTCATATTCTCAAAAACACGAGTATAGGTAAAAACTGTGTAATTGGGCAAAACGTGGTAATTGGCCCTGATGTTACCATCGGTAATGGGTGTAAAATTCAAAACAACGTTTCTATTTACAAAGATGTTACCCTGGAAGACGAGGTCTTTTGTGGTCCTTCCATGGTTTTCACCAATGTAATCAACCCCCGTGCTTTTATTGAGCGTAAACACGAATACCGTAAAACCTTGGTGAAAAGGGGTGCTTCAATTGGAGCTAATGCCACCATCGTGTGTGGGGTGACACTAGGCCAATATTCCTTTGTGGGCGCAGGGACAGTCGTGATCCGAGACATCCCCGATTATGCTCTGGTGGTGGGAAACCCCGCTCGTCAAATTGGTTGGATGTGCCGATGTGGGGTGAGATTGAGAGAGGATGATGGAAATACACTGGTATGTCCGGAGTGTGGGCAACGTTACCGGCTAGAAAATGGCGCTGTAAGACCGGAAACGGAAAGGAGTTAA
- the wecB gene encoding non-hydrolyzing UDP-N-acetylglucosamine 2-epimerase — protein MKLLSVVGARPQFVKLAPLCQRFREYPGVDHVVLHTGQHYDYRMSKIFFDQLGIPEPDWNLEIGSGTHGWQTAEMVKNIEPVLLKEKPDWVLVYGDTNSTLGGAMAAVKLHIPVAHIEAGLRSFNRTMPEEINRVLTDHCSTVLFCPTKAGMDNLSREGMKGRLILENARWVKTGEERSVQWCAMVGDLMYEVLNMSLDIAGRESTILPSLGLDPDSYYVVTVHRAENTDNPENFINILKGLAQVSKWKPVIFPIHPRTKKLMEQINRELISADNIKCIDPVSYFDMLVLVKNARAVLTDSGGLQKEAYILGTPCITLRSETEWVETVEMGWNVLVGTDPQAISNAVLKKDRLEIRPQLYGDGKTSRYILEILWGFPALTGDITLKGL, from the coding sequence ATGAAACTTTTATCAGTTGTTGGGGCGAGGCCACAGTTTGTGAAACTTGCCCCGCTGTGTCAAAGGTTCCGGGAATACCCCGGCGTTGACCATGTCGTTCTCCATACCGGTCAGCATTATGATTATCGGATGTCCAAGATTTTTTTTGATCAACTGGGCATTCCAGAGCCTGATTGGAATCTTGAGATTGGATCGGGAACTCATGGCTGGCAGACTGCTGAAATGGTGAAAAATATTGAACCGGTGCTTCTAAAAGAAAAACCTGACTGGGTGTTGGTCTATGGAGATACTAATTCAACTCTTGGCGGAGCAATGGCGGCAGTGAAGCTCCATATCCCTGTAGCCCATATCGAAGCCGGTTTAAGAAGTTTTAACCGTACAATGCCGGAGGAGATTAATCGAGTACTCACAGATCATTGTTCCACAGTCCTTTTTTGTCCAACCAAGGCTGGAATGGATAACCTGAGTAGGGAAGGAATGAAAGGCCGTTTAATATTAGAAAATGCTCGATGGGTGAAAACTGGAGAAGAAAGATCGGTCCAATGGTGTGCTATGGTTGGTGATCTGATGTACGAGGTTCTGAATATGAGTCTAGACATTGCAGGTAGAGAATCGACTATCCTTCCTTCACTCGGGCTTGATCCCGATTCCTACTATGTTGTTACCGTACACCGAGCAGAAAATACCGATAATCCTGAGAATTTTATAAACATCTTGAAAGGCTTAGCTCAGGTTAGTAAGTGGAAACCAGTCATTTTCCCTATTCATCCCCGTACGAAGAAATTAATGGAACAGATAAACCGGGAGTTAATTTCAGCCGATAACATTAAATGTATAGACCCAGTTAGCTATTTTGATATGCTGGTATTGGTCAAAAACGCCAGAGCGGTATTGACCGATTCAGGTGGTTTGCAAAAAGAGGCGTATATATTGGGAACGCCCTGTATCACCTTGCGAAGTGAGACAGAGTGGGTAGAAACGGTAGAGATGGGATGGAATGTCCTTGTTGGGACTGATCCACAGGCTATTTCGAATGCAGTTTTAAAGAAAGATAGATTAGAGATACGCCCACAACTCTACGGTGATGGAAAAACTTCGCGATATATTCTTGAAATATTATGGGGATTTCCCGCATTAACCGGAGATATCACTTTAAAAGGGCTTTGA
- a CDS encoding nucleotide sugar dehydrogenase translates to MHERVGIIGLGYVGLPLVIRFCQVGKKVIGFDIDREKVRALQNGKSYISHIAEETISSLSSFEATDDMSRLGEPDALIICVPTPITERREPDLVFVESTAETVAKYLRKGQLVSLESSTYPGTTREVVLPILEKSGLEVGKNFYLVYSPEREDPGNEIHTLKTIPKIVSGMTENCLRRGVELYSPIVDRVIPVSSPEVAEAAKILENTYRAVNIALVNELKVLLSRMGIDIWEVIDAAATKPFGFQAFYPGPGIGGHCIPVDPFYLTWKAKEFDFSTRFIELAGEINNSMPDYVVSRVADALNEREKSLKGSRILVLGLSYKKDVDDLRESPSLRVIDLLVKKGAQVDYNDPYFPTFPSLRKFHFPLSSVPLTEANLSQYDCVVILTAHSSYDFSWIQKHARLIVDTRNVVDGGNVVKA, encoded by the coding sequence ATGCACGAACGAGTTGGTATCATTGGTCTTGGCTATGTGGGGTTGCCGCTGGTAATTCGATTTTGCCAGGTAGGAAAAAAAGTTATTGGATTTGATATTGATAGAGAAAAAGTTCGGGCTTTACAGAATGGGAAGTCTTACATTTCACATATTGCCGAAGAAACAATTTCATCATTATCTTCATTTGAAGCAACCGACGATATGTCCCGCTTAGGAGAACCAGATGCGCTAATTATTTGCGTTCCAACGCCGATTACTGAACGTCGGGAGCCAGATTTGGTCTTCGTGGAAAGCACAGCAGAAACCGTTGCGAAATACCTGCGAAAGGGACAATTAGTGTCACTGGAATCGAGCACTTACCCTGGAACCACCCGAGAAGTGGTGTTACCCATTCTTGAGAAGAGTGGGTTGGAAGTGGGAAAAAATTTTTATTTGGTTTATTCTCCAGAGCGGGAAGATCCCGGTAATGAAATCCATACTTTAAAAACTATACCAAAGATTGTCAGCGGGATGACTGAAAACTGTCTCCGTCGAGGAGTGGAGCTATACTCGCCAATAGTGGATCGAGTTATACCGGTTTCTTCCCCAGAAGTGGCGGAAGCGGCAAAAATCTTGGAAAATACTTATCGAGCAGTGAATATTGCTCTGGTTAATGAGCTAAAGGTTCTTTTATCACGCATGGGAATTGATATCTGGGAAGTGATTGACGCAGCAGCGACCAAACCTTTTGGGTTTCAGGCTTTTTATCCCGGTCCTGGAATCGGGGGGCACTGTATCCCGGTAGATCCTTTTTATCTTACCTGGAAAGCAAAGGAGTTTGATTTCTCTACTCGGTTTATTGAGTTAGCTGGTGAGATTAATAATTCAATGCCTGATTACGTGGTTTCCAGGGTTGCAGATGCTCTTAATGAACGAGAAAAAAGTCTGAAAGGTTCTCGTATCCTTGTTTTAGGCCTCTCGTATAAAAAGGATGTGGACGATTTACGGGAATCGCCTTCTTTAAGGGTGATTGACCTTCTTGTGAAAAAGGGAGCCCAGGTTGATTATAATGACCCCTATTTTCCAACCTTCCCATCTTTAAGAAAATTTCATTTCCCCCTTTCATCAGTACCCCTTACCGAGGCAAATTTAAGTCAATATGATTGTGTCGTCATCCTCACTGCCCATTCTTCCTATGATTTTTCTTGGATTCAGAAACACGCCCGACTCATTGTAGATACCAGGAATGTGGTAGATGGAGGGAATGTGGTAAAAGCGTGA
- a CDS encoding DUF3368 domain-containing protein, whose protein sequence is MSIVSNSSVLINLSRIGKLDLLHQLYGELIVPEAVWKEVVVEGEGQAGADAIKRASWITMLNVTNKELVQALQQDLDSGESEAIALALEIKAELLLMDEHMGRETARYFGLHYTGLIGILIEAKHKRIIRAVKPILTTLRDIAGFHVSNALYLRVLQDEGEMES, encoded by the coding sequence GTGAGCATTGTCAGCAACTCTTCTGTGCTTATCAATTTGTCGAGAATTGGAAAACTTGACTTACTTCACCAATTGTATGGTGAACTCATCGTTCCTGAGGCAGTATGGAAAGAGGTAGTTGTTGAGGGGGAAGGGCAGGCGGGGGCGGATGCTATCAAGCGAGCTTCCTGGATCACAATGCTCAATGTCACCAACAAAGAACTAGTTCAAGCATTGCAGCAGGACCTTGATTCCGGAGAGTCTGAAGCTATTGCTTTGGCATTGGAAATAAAAGCCGAGTTACTTCTGATGGATGAACACATGGGGCGGGAAACTGCCCGTTACTTTGGATTGCATTATACAGGGCTTATTGGAATACTCATTGAAGCAAAACATAAGAGGATTATTCGTGCTGTCAAACCTATTTTGACAACGTTACGTGATATAGCTGGTTTTCATGTAAGTAACGCACTTTACCTGCGAGTACTACAAGATGAAGGAGAAATGGAGAGCTGA
- a CDS encoding UPF0175 family protein, which produces MKASSVVSIEIPSEVVHATRMTPQELKRELAVYLFQQSKLSFGKAREMAAMTAWAFQQLLGSRGIPVHYDLKDYEEDLETLEELGRL; this is translated from the coding sequence TTGAAAGCGTCTTCTGTGGTTTCTATTGAAATACCTAGTGAAGTTGTCCATGCTACTCGGATGACTCCGCAAGAACTGAAACGCGAACTGGCTGTCTATCTTTTCCAGCAAAGCAAGCTTTCTTTTGGCAAAGCTCGGGAGATGGCTGCTATGACTGCTTGGGCTTTCCAACAGCTACTAGGCAGTAGAGGTATTCCCGTACATTATGACCTTAAAGACTATGAGGAAGACCTTGAAACGTTGGAGGAACTTGGTCGGCTGTGA
- a CDS encoding four helix bundle protein — translation MQNREYHKYPFEKLEVWQQAKDLVKEVYFCTKKFPSEEKYGLVSQLNRAALSVSSNIAEGASRKSSKDQGHFYHMAYSSLMEVLSQLIIAQELNFITEEEYISLRSRIDTIAPRLSALYNHAKAVDS, via the coding sequence ATGCAAAACAGAGAATATCATAAATACCCTTTTGAGAAACTAGAGGTATGGCAGCAAGCGAAGGATTTGGTGAAAGAGGTGTATTTTTGTACAAAGAAATTTCCCTCTGAGGAAAAGTATGGGTTAGTATCGCAGCTCAATCGAGCTGCTTTGTCGGTTTCCTCTAACATCGCCGAAGGTGCTTCCCGGAAAAGCAGCAAGGATCAGGGGCATTTTTATCATATGGCTTATAGCTCACTGATGGAAGTTCTTTCACAGTTGATAATTGCTCAAGAACTTAATTTCATTACCGAAGAAGAGTATATATCCTTGAGGAGTCGCATAGACACCATCGCTCCCCGCCTTAGCGCGTTATACAATCACGCGAAAGCCGTGGACAGTTGA
- a CDS encoding glycosyltransferase family 4 protein, which produces MMENELLNFEEKKGGNCKIWIINHYAHTPDLPGGSRHFDIGRRLTSRGYRVSVFCSDFLHYTYRYHKTEVNKKKLFQETLEGMDWNWIRTSPYRGNTGKRVLNMISFAWRVFWIGLRKKEKPLVIIGSSPHLFAAFSAWLLTKWKRAKFIFEVRDLWPQSLIDLGEFSPSHPFIWVLARLEKFLYQRADAIVTLLPGAKEYIKNRGVKEDKVFWIPNGVNADNYISKNSLFKQSDNDQFVVMYAGAHGKANALDMIIDAAALIMEKGEDGILFEFVGEGPEKKNLMAMVKDKKINNVRFADPIPSNEIPAKLVKADAFVFCLEDSPVFKYGVSPNKLYTYLSAGKPVIFSCCSMNNPVSEANAGLTVPPRQLRAMAEAVIKLFKMSPQEREEMGKRGIEYVKKYHDFSILTDKYQEVIEKTVKKVES; this is translated from the coding sequence ATGATGGAAAATGAACTGCTGAACTTTGAGGAAAAAAAAGGAGGAAATTGTAAGATATGGATTATTAACCATTATGCTCATACTCCTGATCTTCCAGGTGGAAGTCGGCACTTCGACATTGGTCGCCGTTTAACAAGTAGAGGGTATCGAGTTTCGGTTTTTTGTTCAGATTTTCTTCATTATACTTATCGATATCATAAAACAGAAGTGAATAAAAAGAAGCTCTTTCAAGAAACTTTAGAGGGAATGGACTGGAACTGGATAAGGACCTCACCTTATAGGGGAAATACCGGAAAAAGAGTACTGAACATGATCAGTTTTGCCTGGAGGGTTTTTTGGATAGGGCTCCGAAAAAAAGAAAAACCTTTGGTAATCATTGGTTCTTCCCCTCATCTCTTTGCTGCGTTTTCAGCTTGGTTATTAACCAAGTGGAAAAGAGCAAAATTTATCTTCGAGGTACGTGACCTCTGGCCTCAGTCACTTATCGATCTTGGAGAATTTTCTCCCTCTCATCCCTTTATTTGGGTATTAGCTAGGCTGGAAAAATTTCTTTATCAAAGAGCAGATGCGATTGTTACATTGCTACCAGGTGCGAAAGAGTATATTAAGAATCGAGGAGTTAAGGAGGATAAGGTCTTCTGGATACCTAATGGTGTAAATGCAGACAATTACATTTCAAAAAATTCTTTATTTAAACAAAGCGACAATGATCAATTTGTGGTTATGTATGCTGGAGCTCATGGGAAGGCAAATGCTTTAGACATGATAATTGATGCGGCAGCTTTAATTATGGAAAAGGGAGAGGATGGCATTCTTTTCGAGTTTGTGGGAGAAGGGCCAGAGAAAAAAAACTTAATGGCGATGGTAAAAGATAAAAAGATAAATAATGTTCGTTTTGCTGATCCGATACCGAGCAATGAAATACCGGCTAAATTGGTAAAAGCTGATGCTTTTGTTTTCTGTCTTGAGGATTCACCGGTATTTAAGTATGGGGTCAGTCCAAATAAACTATACACATATTTAAGCGCCGGAAAACCAGTCATATTCTCTTGTTGTTCTATGAACAATCCTGTATCAGAAGCAAACGCAGGTCTGACCGTACCTCCCCGTCAACTACGAGCTATGGCAGAAGCTGTGATAAAATTATTTAAAATGAGCCCGCAGGAGAGGGAAGAAATGGGAAAACGGGGAATAGAATATGTGAAAAAATACCATGACTTCTCAATTTTGACCGATAAGTATCAGGAAGTTATTGAAAAAACGGTAAAAAAGGTTGAGAGTTGA
- a CDS encoding glycosyltransferase family 4 protein encodes MYSEKPKICHLTTVHPPFDTRIFHKEAKSLAKAGYSVTLIARHEKEELVDGIRIIPLKTPRNRIVRMTKTLLECYRKAIKVDADLYHFHDPELIIIGWLLKRRGKKVIYDVHEDVPRQIRTKEWIWKPVRVMIAKVTGFLEKTFSHRFDGVICATPSIAENFEHLRGRVDVVHNYPLLGELFRSDGNSDERKNRSNSVVYVGGITVNRGTKEMIQAIEMIPSSYNAKLLLGGKFVPSSLEDAAKKMPGWNQVEYLGWLNRTQVGDTLAKARVGMVLFHPAPNHINAQPNKMFEYMSAGLPVIASHFPLWKEIIEGNQCGLTVDPQNPKEIASAIQFIFDNQKEAGEMGDRGRKAVETKYNWLGEEKKLLEAYRLILNDGK; translated from the coding sequence ATGTACTCCGAAAAGCCTAAAATCTGTCATCTAACTACGGTTCATCCTCCTTTCGATACTCGTATTTTTCATAAAGAAGCGAAAAGTTTAGCCAAAGCAGGCTACTCAGTAACGCTTATTGCAAGGCATGAAAAAGAAGAGCTGGTCGATGGTATTAGAATAATCCCTTTGAAGACACCGCGAAATCGAATAGTTCGAATGACCAAAACACTTTTGGAGTGTTATCGCAAGGCAATAAAGGTTGATGCCGATCTTTATCATTTTCACGATCCAGAACTTATCATTATTGGGTGGCTGCTGAAAAGGAGAGGGAAAAAGGTTATTTATGATGTTCACGAGGATGTACCTCGACAGATTCGGACTAAGGAATGGATTTGGAAACCAGTTAGAGTAATGATTGCAAAAGTGACCGGCTTTCTCGAAAAAACATTTTCCCATCGTTTCGATGGGGTTATTTGTGCTACGCCATCAATTGCGGAAAACTTTGAACATCTTCGGGGAAGGGTAGATGTCGTTCACAACTATCCTTTACTGGGAGAGCTTTTTAGAAGCGATGGGAATTCTGATGAGAGGAAGAATCGATCAAACTCTGTGGTCTATGTTGGGGGCATAACTGTAAATAGGGGAACAAAGGAAATGATACAGGCTATTGAGATGATTCCATCCTCATATAACGCGAAATTGTTGCTTGGTGGGAAGTTTGTTCCGAGTTCATTGGAAGATGCTGCAAAAAAAATGCCAGGTTGGAATCAGGTGGAGTATCTTGGATGGTTAAATCGAACACAGGTGGGAGATACTCTAGCAAAGGCTCGAGTAGGAATGGTTTTATTTCATCCAGCTCCTAACCATATTAATGCTCAGCCGAATAAAATGTTTGAATATATGTCAGCAGGACTACCGGTTATTGCCTCTCACTTCCCCCTCTGGAAGGAGATTATCGAGGGGAATCAGTGCGGTTTGACGGTAGATCCTCAAAATCCAAAAGAGATCGCTAGTGCTATTCAATTTATCTTTGATAATCAAAAAGAAGCAGGAGAGATGGGGGATAGAGGTCGAAAAGCAGTTGAGACGAAGTATAATTGGTTGGGAGAGGAGAAGAAGCTGTTAGAGGCTTATAGGCTAATATTAAATGATGGAAAATGA
- a CDS encoding glycosyltransferase, translating to MRVLVISHMYPKPYNEVHGIFVHEQVKALAKKGIVVKVVSPTPWSPYPLSFLSSKWKGYKNVPRYMELEGIPVWHPRYLALPKGFLFASSGQRMFHGIKNLVTELEKKSSFDLIHAHVALPDGYSGMCISSLLNKPLIVTIHGQDFQQTIKRNFSCLQAVTKVIKYASRVILVSKKLYTIGNSIHEINDKYTIIPNGIDPTKVVMKGEFTTKKYKDFSIVLSVSNLINIKGIDYNIKAIHALSKKYPFLHYKIVGDGVEKNRLAKLVNDLKMNEHIEFLGRKSHQEVMKYMAECDIFSLPSWNEAFGVVYVEAMAHGKPIIACKGEGIEDVVTHKKTGMLVKLKYVDSLVEAMDYLLSHPEEAKAMGERARQMVLENYTWEKNAGKTIKVYEDVLRKA from the coding sequence ATGAGAGTTCTTGTTATATCTCATATGTATCCTAAACCTTATAATGAAGTTCATGGAATATTTGTACATGAACAGGTAAAGGCATTAGCAAAAAAGGGTATAGTAGTGAAGGTTGTTAGTCCAACACCTTGGTCTCCCTATCCTCTCAGTTTTTTGAGTTCTAAATGGAAAGGGTATAAAAATGTTCCCCGTTATATGGAATTGGAGGGAATTCCTGTTTGGCATCCTCGATACCTCGCATTGCCTAAAGGATTTCTTTTTGCTTCTTCAGGACAACGGATGTTTCATGGTATAAAAAATTTAGTTACCGAGTTAGAAAAAAAATCCTCTTTTGATTTGATACATGCCCATGTGGCGCTTCCTGATGGGTATTCGGGAATGTGTATATCATCATTGCTAAATAAACCATTAATCGTGACAATTCATGGTCAAGACTTTCAACAGACAATTAAAAGAAATTTTTCATGCCTTCAGGCAGTAACAAAAGTTATTAAATACGCTTCTCGAGTAATTTTAGTCAGTAAAAAGCTATACACTATTGGGAATAGTATTCATGAAATTAATGATAAATATACCATTATACCTAATGGAATTGATCCTACAAAGGTGGTTATGAAAGGTGAATTTACCACAAAAAAGTACAAAGATTTTTCGATAGTTCTTAGTGTATCCAATTTAATAAATATTAAAGGTATTGATTATAATATTAAAGCAATTCATGCTTTAAGCAAAAAATACCCATTTTTACACTATAAAATCGTTGGAGATGGAGTTGAGAAAAACCGATTGGCTAAATTGGTTAATGATTTAAAGATGAATGAACACATTGAATTCCTTGGTAGAAAATCACACCAGGAAGTTATGAAATATATGGCTGAATGTGATATCTTTTCTCTGCCGAGTTGGAATGAGGCTTTTGGTGTTGTGTATGTTGAAGCAATGGCTCATGGAAAGCCGATTATTGCATGTAAGGGCGAGGGCATTGAAGATGTGGTTACTCATAAGAAAACTGGAATGCTTGTGAAGCTAAAATACGTTGATAGCCTTGTCGAGGCTATGGATTATTTGTTAAGCCATCCTGAAGAAGCAAAAGCAATGGGAGAACGAGCACGCCAAATGGTTTTGGAGAATTACACTTGGGAGAAAAATGCTGGAAAAACAATAAAGGTTTATGAAGATGTACTCCGAAAAGCCTAA